Genomic segment of Saprospiraceae bacterium:
CAGCGGAAGAAACAATTATGGTCAACTCGGTATTGGGTATTTTACTACTGCAAATTTTAAATCCCCCGTCCGATCCAACACCTTGTGTGTACCCATTTTAGTCAAACAATATCAGCCAGAAGCTATTCAAATTACATATCAACTCTTTCCAAATCCAACATCCGGATCAATTACTTTGAAATCAAAACCAAAACTTAAAAAAGCCAGCATTTCGCTATATAATTCCTGCGGAATTTTAAGCCGACAAACTAATTATAACCAGGAAAACGAATTTCATTTTGATCTAAAAGAACTTAAAAATGGCTTATATATACTTACATTGAGTGAGAATAATAAATTTCTATATAGCGACAAAATAATTATTAATCATGAATAAAAATATTTATAACTAATGTTAACAAGTTTTAGTTAGAATCTGAATCATTTATAAATTTAATTAATTCTACCAAGTTCCTTTTAGTATTATCAACTTAATATAGATCTTCAATTTTTGAATTAAAATAATTGCATTATTTTTACCTATAAATATACCTAAATTGAAAACAAGAATTATTATTCTCTTTACTTTGGCAATTGTTACTTTATGCCTTAAAACCACCCTTGGCCAAGGGTGCAGTGATGCGGGCTTCTGTACAGTATCTGGCCTCAAACCAGGATCGTTTGATACCTTATCAGGATCAAAAAACAAACTTGCTTTTGGCGGATCCATAGCAAAAGCAGACCATGATATTTCAATCCTTGCAAATTATATAGAATTCAGTCGTTCTATTTCTAGTAAATTTTCAATTCATTGTAAAATCACCAGCATTCGCCAGGAAGGAAACCAAATTTCAAATTTTAATTTATCTGATCTATATTTTTCTTCAAATTTTTTATTAAATAAATATTCTAAAATATTAGTTGGAATTAAAATACCCTTAACTAATGCAAACAAAATTAAAGATGATTATTCATTGCCAATGGATTACCAGTCCAGTTTAGGTACTTTTGATCTAATTCTTGGTTTGAATTTTAAAATTAAACAACTTCAATTAGCTATAGGATACGAACAAGCCTTAACAAAAAACAAGAATGAATTTTTAGCTGAAAACCATTCTACATCAAGTATATTAAATGATTTTCAATCTACCAATCACTATAGCCGAAAGGCAGATGTATTGGCCCGCCTGGCCTATCCTTATATGCTTTTAACAAAATTAAAAATTACACCTGCGGTGTTGGCAATTTACCATGTAGCCAATGATAAATATGACAATGCGTTCAATACTACCCTTGAAATTCCAGGTTCCAAAGGCTTAACTCTAAATGGAAATTTATTTATTGATTACGAATTACATCCAAAACATACTGTGCAACTCAGTGGAGGCTTTCCATTTGTTGTCAGGGACAATCGACCGGATGGTTTAACGCGTAAATTTGTTTTAAACCTGGAATATGGGTTTACATTTTAAAATAGTTTTAGCTTATTAAATTTATATAGCTAACAAAATGAATACCGAATTTAAAACCGTAGAAGAATATATTGCTTCCTTTCCAATTGAAACCCAGAAAATACTTACTAAAATACGTAGTGTGATTAAAAAAAATGCAATCGCCGCCATGGAGGGAATTAGTTATGGGATGCCAGCCTATAAATTAAATGGAAAACCATTGGTATATTTTGGTGGTTATAAAAATCATGTTGGCTTTTATGCGACTCCCAGCGGCCATTCTTCATTTGAAAAAGAACTTTCACTTTATAAACAAGGAAAAGGATCTGTACAATTTCCATTAAGCCAGGCCATACCTTATGATCTGATTGCCCGCATAGTCGCCTTCAGAGTTAATGAAAATAATACAAAAAAAATAGTTAATGGCAAAAACAATAAAGCAGTCAAAAACTGATGATGTCAACGACTATTTGGATAAATTGGTGCATCCATTGAAAGGGGTCCTGCTGGAATTACGACAGCATCTATTAACGAGATTTTCTGAAATCAGCGAACACATAAAATGGAATTCTTTAAGTTTCTATTTTAATGGTGATATGAACGCTTTTAATCCCAAAGAATACAAGCGCGATCTGCTGGTTGTAAATTTAAATAAAAAAGAATATGTCTTGTTGGTCTTTCCTACCGGCTACACCATATTACATAAAAGTCAATTACTTGAGGGCGACTACGCAGATGGAAGAAGAATGGTTAAAATTTATTCAACTGCGGACTTAACAAGCAATAAAGACGAGTTATTTAATATCATTGAATCCTGGATCAGCCAAATAGACAAATAATATTTACATTCCAGTGATGAGGTTACTCCATATCCTTTTTTTTATTACTATCCTGATCAGTTGCAAAAAGCAAGATGTAGGTTCAATACAAGCTGTTGAGTCTAAAATGAAAAATCAACAGATTTTTAAATTGTATTCTGAACAAGTTAAAGATACCTTTAAAATATTTGTTGGTCTGCCTGAAAAAATCGATTCTTTAGCAGGCACGCTATATCCTGTGGTTTACTTACTTGATGCAAACTTTTACTTTAACATGGTTTATGAAATGCTTATTAAATATAATGAGGTTGGTTTGATTAGACCACTGATTTTAATAGGAATTGGGTATGATGATTTGCATACTATGGATTCGCTTAGGTGCAGAGATTATACCTATCCACAAGCATTGGCAGATTATAAAATGGCCACAAGTGGTGGCGCCAAAATATTTTTGGAATTCCTTAAAGACGAATTGATTCCAATCATTGAAAAGAAATATTCTGTAGATACTTTCAAAAGAATATTGATGGGTCATTCCCTGGGTGGCTATTTTACAATTTTTGCACTACTCCATGATCTTTCACAAAATGAGGTATTTTTTAATGGTTATGTGGCTGCCAGTCCATCCTGCCATTATAATAACAATTACATTTTGGAAACTTATAAACAGAGTCACTTTATATCAAACAATCAGACCAACCTATTTGTAGCATTTGGTGGATTGGAAGATCAGGAAGATCCTGAAGTAATCAGATCAGAAACTGTTTTAAACACGCTTGATGGACTATTAAAACATAAAATCAACTACAATTCATCTCTTTTTTCAAATTTAGGCCATATGGAAACCGCTATGCCTGGTTTTTATAAAGGTTTGCAAAGCATTTTGGAAGTTGAATAAAATTCAGTATCTTAGTAACAATATATGGTTTATATTCAAACTTTCTGAAATGAGATTTATATTCTTAATTTCTTTGCTCATTTTTATTCATATTAATTTAAATGGAGCCAGTTACTTCGTTTCGAATACTGTTAAACTCACAGGGGATGGAAGTATGTTGAATCCATGGACCCTTCAAAAAGCGTTTGATCATCCATCCGCACTTAAACCCGGGGACACCGTTTGGATACGCG
This window contains:
- a CDS encoding alpha/beta hydrolase gives rise to the protein MRLLHILFFITILISCKKQDVGSIQAVESKMKNQQIFKLYSEQVKDTFKIFVGLPEKIDSLAGTLYPVVYLLDANFYFNMVYEMLIKYNEVGLIRPLILIGIGYDDLHTMDSLRCRDYTYPQALADYKMATSGGAKIFLEFLKDELIPIIEKKYSVDTFKRILMGHSLGGYFTIFALLHDLSQNEVFFNGYVAASPSCHYNNNYILETYKQSHFISNNQTNLFVAFGGLEDQEDPEVIRSETVLNTLDGLLKHKINYNSSLFSNLGHMETAMPGFYKGLQSILEVE
- a CDS encoding DUF1801 domain-containing protein, coding for MAKTIKQSKTDDVNDYLDKLVHPLKGVLLELRQHLLTRFSEISEHIKWNSLSFYFNGDMNAFNPKEYKRDLLVVNLNKKEYVLLVFPTGYTILHKSQLLEGDYADGRRMVKIYSTADLTSNKDELFNIIESWISQIDK
- a CDS encoding DUF1801 domain-containing protein, with the protein product MNTEFKTVEEYIASFPIETQKILTKIRSVIKKNAIAAMEGISYGMPAYKLNGKPLVYFGGYKNHVGFYATPSGHSSFEKELSLYKQGKGSVQFPLSQAIPYDLIARIVAFRVNENNTKKIVNGKNNKAVKN